The Streptomyces venezuelae genomic interval CCGGGACGCCTGCGTACGGGTATCCGCAGGACGCGACGCCGGCACCGGGGGCGTACCAGGCGCCGGCCTACCAGCCCACCCTGCCGGGCGGGGTGGCCGTGCCGCCGCAGTACCCCACGGGCGGGGCGCCGTCGTTCGCCATCGGGGACATCAGCGTGGTCGGTGACCAGATCCTCACCCCGGCCGGGCCGATGCCGCTGCGGGGCGCCGTGTGGAACGCGATGGACCTGTCGCGCACCGAGGAGAAGATCTCGACGGTCGGCATCGTGCTGGCCTGCCTCTTCGTCGCGGCCTGCGGCCTCGGGCTGCTGTTCCTGCTCATGAAGGAGCAGCAGACGACGGGCTTCGTCCAGATCACGGTGAACAGCGGCGGCAAGCACCACTCGACGATGATCCCGGCGGTGCGCCCGGACACCATCCACTGGGCGATGGCCCAGGTCAACTACGCGCGCTCGCTGAGCATCTGACGTCGCGCCGAAGGGGCCTCGGAGGCGGGGGCGGGGGCGTTCAGTCCCAGTGGCGGGCGTTCTCCACGCTCTCGGCCTCGACCATGATCCGGCGCAGCAGGTCGTTGAGCTGGTTCCGCTCCTCGGGGGAGAGGACGCCGAGGATCCGGTACTCCTCGTGGCCGAGGACGTCCATCGCGCCGAGCCAGGTCTGACGGCCGGTGCCGGTGAGTTCGACGACCACCCGGCGCCGGTCGGTCGTGGACTGGGTACGGCGGACGAATCCGCGCTTCTCCAGGGCGTCGAGGCGGCCGGAGACGGAGGCGGGGGCGAGGTCGAGGTCCTGGGCGAGCTCGGAGGGCGCGGCGCTGCCGCCGCGGCCGGCGAGCTTGTGGAGCGTGTCGAACTCGTGGCGCTCCAGGTCGAAGTCGACGAGTGACTGCTCCCTGACCCGGCGGAGGTGGACGGAGAGCTTCTTCATGCGGGTGACGGCGCCCTCGACGACGGGGTCGAGGCCGGGCAGGACGGGCTGCCAGCGGGCGACGTGCCCGTCG includes:
- a CDS encoding MarR family winged helix-turn-helix transcriptional regulator, encoding MALPDEPRASGEPGEPGTPRDWTDGHVARWQPVLPGLDPVVEGAVTRMKKLSVHLRRVREQSLVDFDLERHEFDTLHKLAGRGGSAAPSELAQDLDLAPASVSGRLDALEKRGFVRRTQSTTDRRRVVVELTGTGRQTWLGAMDVLGHEEYRILGVLSPEERNQLNDLLRRIMVEAESVENARHWD